One Streptococcus sp. DTU_2020_1001019_1_SI_AUS_MUR_006 DNA window includes the following coding sequences:
- a CDS encoding sigma-70 family RNA polymerase sigma factor, whose product MLEKYYEKVKGIVHRCRKDYYLHLWEKEDWDQEGLICLYELLEAHPELVEEEKKLYVYFKTKFRNRILDSVRKQESQKRRLDRMAYEEVGEISHRLPEGGLWLDDYYALHELLNTYRRKLPEDKQEAYERLWADERFKGRKALLRELKETLQDF is encoded by the coding sequence ATGCTTGAAAAGTATTATGAGAAGGTAAAAGGAATTGTCCATAGATGTCGAAAAGATTACTATCTCCACCTGTGGGAAAAAGAGGATTGGGACCAAGAAGGACTGATCTGTCTCTATGAACTCCTCGAAGCCCATCCAGAATTAGTGGAAGAGGAAAAGAAACTCTACGTCTACTTCAAAACAAAATTCCGCAATCGAATCCTAGATAGCGTCAGAAAGCAAGAGAGTCAAAAACGTCGCCTAGACCGAATGGCCTACGAAGAAGTAGGGGAGATTAGCCATCGCCTACCAGAAGGAGGATTGTGGCTGGATGATTACTACGCCCTTCATGAATTGTTGAATACTTATAGAAGAAAGTTACCAGAAGATAAGCAAGAAGCCTATGAACGCCTCTGGGCAGACGAACGATTTAAAGGCCGCAAAGCCCTTCTCAGAGAGCTGAAGGAAACATTACAAGACTTCTAA
- a CDS encoding zinc-dependent alcohol dehydrogenase family protein, which produces MKAYTYVKPGLASFVDVDKPVIRKPTDAIVRIVKTTICGTDLHIIKGDVPACKSGTILGHEGIGIVEEVGAGVSNFKKGDKVLISCVCACGKCYYCKKGIYAHCEDEGGWIFGHLIDGMQAEYLRVPHADNTLYHTPSDLSDEALVMLSDILPTGYEIGVLKGKVEPGCSVAIVGSGPVGLAALLTAQFYSPAKLIMVDLDDNRLDTAVSFGATHKINSSDPEKAIQEIYDLTDGRGVDVAIEAVGIPATFDLCQKIIGVGGTVANCGVHGKPVQFDLDTLWIRNINVTTGLVSTNTTPQLLKALESHKIEPEKLVTHYFKLSEIEKAYEVFSKAADHHAIKVIIENDISEG; this is translated from the coding sequence ATGAAAGCTTATACTTACGTTAAACCAGGCCTTGCGTCATTTGTTGATGTTGACAAACCAGTTATTCGCAAGCCAACAGATGCTATTGTGCGTATCGTTAAGACTACTATTTGTGGTACAGACCTTCATATTATTAAAGGGGATGTTCCTGCTTGTAAGAGTGGAACAATCTTAGGACATGAAGGAATTGGTATTGTAGAGGAAGTTGGAGCAGGAGTTTCAAACTTCAAAAAAGGCGATAAGGTTTTGATTTCTTGTGTTTGTGCATGTGGCAAGTGTTACTATTGTAAAAAAGGAATCTATGCTCACTGTGAAGACGAAGGTGGATGGATTTTTGGACATTTGATTGACGGTATGCAAGCAGAATATCTTCGTGTGCCTCATGCTGATAATACTCTTTATCATACTCCATCTGACTTGTCTGATGAAGCCTTAGTTATGTTATCTGATATCTTGCCAACTGGCTATGAAATTGGTGTCTTAAAAGGGAAAGTTGAGCCTGGCTGTAGTGTAGCTATCGTTGGTTCAGGGCCAGTTGGGTTGGCAGCTCTTTTGACGGCACAATTCTATTCACCAGCTAAATTGATTATGGTGGACCTAGACGATAACCGTTTGGATACTGCAGTTTCTTTCGGTGCTACTCATAAGATTAATTCTTCAGACCCTGAAAAAGCAATACAAGAAATTTATGATTTGACAGATGGTCGAGGTGTAGATGTCGCTATTGAGGCGGTAGGAATTCCTGCAACGTTTGATCTCTGTCAAAAGATTATCGGTGTAGGTGGAACAGTAGCCAACTGTGGTGTGCATGGTAAACCAGTTCAGTTTGATTTGGACACTCTTTGGATTCGTAACATTAATGTTACTACTGGGTTGGTTTCTACCAATACAACTCCTCAGCTTTTGAAAGCCTTAGAAAGTCATAAAATTGAACCTGAAAAATTGGTAACTCATTATTTCAAACTTAGTGAAATAGAAAAGGCCTATGAAGTATTTAGTAAGGCCGCCGATCATCATGCAATTAAAGTGATCATTGAAAACGATATTTCAGAAGGTTAA
- a CDS encoding DUF1033 family protein has product MYRVIKMYGDFEPWWFIEGWEDDVIASKKFDNYYDALKYYKSCWFELEKEIPLYKSRGDLMTIFWDPEDKRWCEECDEFLQQYHSLALLEDGQVIPDEKFRPGYEKQTGLEIHRTCRIKKDGTTF; this is encoded by the coding sequence ATGTATCGAGTTATAAAAATGTACGGAGATTTTGAACCGTGGTGGTTTATAGAAGGCTGGGAAGACGACGTCATTGCGAGCAAAAAATTTGATAACTATTATGACGCCTTGAAATATTATAAGTCTTGTTGGTTTGAGTTAGAAAAGGAGATTCCTCTTTACAAAAGTAGGGGAGACTTGATGACTATTTTTTGGGATCCAGAAGATAAACGCTGGTGTGAAGAATGCGATGAATTTCTTCAGCAATATCATTCCTTGGCTTTACTGGAAGATGGTCAAGTTATACCAGATGAAAAATTCAGACCGGGTTATGAAAAACAAACTGGTTTAGAAATCCACCGGACGTGTCGCATCAAAAAAGATGGAACAACTTTTTAA
- a CDS encoding nucleotidyltransferase family protein codes for MVYTIDEIKAKIEPIAKRYNVSKVYLFGSYARGEEDENSDIDIALELGDITKFMDVYGHLSTIFSGNVDILLVSDLLSPKTNIGSLVKKNFLNDRVLIYQKLEEAMVENLVNNPRMRDITEYNEVTQNAIKESLEKYKTEGITKSSESIDNYFERMVRENTK; via the coding sequence GTGGTTTATACAATAGATGAAATTAAGGCTAAGATTGAGCCTATTGCTAAACGATATAACGTATCAAAAGTCTACTTGTTTGGTTCCTATGCAAGAGGAGAAGAAGACGAAAATAGTGATATAGATATTGCTTTAGAATTAGGAGATATAACGAAATTTATGGATGTATACGGGCATCTTTCGACCATCTTTAGTGGAAATGTAGATATTCTTTTAGTTAGTGATTTATTGTCACCTAAAACCAATATTGGCTCATTGGTGAAAAAGAATTTTTTAAATGATAGAGTTCTCATCTATCAAAAATTGGAGGAAGCTATGGTAGAAAATTTAGTTAATAATCCTCGTATGAGAGATATAACCGAGTATAATGAAGTCACTCAGAATGCAATTAAGGAAAGTTTAGAAAAGTATAAAACGGAGGGAATAACTAAAAGTTCCGAAAGTATAGATAATTATTTTGAAAGAATGGTTCGTGAAAATACCAAGTAA
- a CDS encoding replication initiation factor domain-containing protein has product MAKNKNLRSVFDWIQIQFNTFDFSLEEIVEDILFLDTELFIIDKGSLKYYEYDSQINYGNIRIYYGDEENSFMLVMSGQALEFYRDMVLTPKGLSERHFLDNLYSNYKSFSVRRIDIAIDDFNEVPYFTPNQLAKLCKKNRFLYGKSNVYTTYGDEKTGQTLYLRRPSDDERLRIYDKRLEQASKLGVSKRFIKNWIRTELELRKEKAHYFIQEWLKSEIDILNFTKGYLKDKVKFYTDSHFTKPLRSWEKFLGASKPVTITISNKKTELSNKLEWLVFKGSGAILRAYKFLYENELLFELEKENFEKLDTLEFPPELASQLIERAISFKREDLIPKIKENIKRRN; this is encoded by the coding sequence ATGGCAAAAAACAAGAATTTACGTTCTGTTTTTGACTGGATTCAAATCCAGTTCAATACATTTGATTTTTCACTAGAAGAAATAGTTGAAGATATCTTATTTCTTGATACAGAGCTATTTATAATAGATAAAGGCAGTCTTAAATACTATGAATATGACTCTCAGATAAACTATGGTAATATCCGTATCTATTATGGGGATGAAGAAAATTCTTTCATGCTTGTCATGTCAGGACAAGCTTTAGAATTCTATCGAGATATGGTTTTAACCCCAAAAGGACTTTCTGAACGACACTTCTTAGATAATCTATATTCCAATTATAAGTCATTTTCAGTAAGAAGAATTGATATCGCAATAGACGATTTTAATGAAGTCCCTTACTTCACTCCAAATCAGCTTGCTAAACTTTGTAAGAAAAATCGATTCCTATATGGTAAGAGCAACGTCTACACTACATACGGAGATGAGAAAACAGGGCAGACCTTATATTTAAGAAGGCCTTCTGATGATGAACGGCTTAGAATTTATGATAAACGCTTAGAACAAGCTTCAAAGCTCGGTGTTAGCAAGAGATTTATCAAAAATTGGATAAGAACGGAGTTAGAACTGCGTAAAGAAAAAGCTCACTACTTCATTCAAGAATGGCTAAAATCAGAAATAGATATTCTAAACTTTACAAAAGGATATCTAAAGGATAAAGTGAAATTTTACACTGATAGTCACTTTACAAAACCTCTAAGGTCTTGGGAAAAATTTTTAGGTGCATCAAAGCCGGTGACTATTACTATTTCAAATAAAAAAACAGAACTGTCAAATAAATTAGAGTGGCTTGTCTTTAAAGGTTCTGGAGCCATTCTAAGAGCATATAAGTTTCTCTATGAAAATGAATTACTATTTGAACTAGAGAAAGAGAACTTTGAAAAATTGGATACTTTGGAATTTCCTCCGGAGTTAGCAAGTCAACTCATAGAAAGGGCAATATCCTTCAAAAGAGAAGACTTAATACCAAAAATTAAAGAGAACATAAAAAGGAGAAATTAA
- a CDS encoding site-specific integrase — MAVRKSKNGTWIADVSSGTNPITLIQRRIVRKGFKTKKEALEAERYLRSVELKEKNFGAKITIDMLYQLLKEEDEINNRKKSYIDTQENNYNKHIKDYFSKVDNIDKLTYEDIYQFREHLREKNAKNSEKKLSPNTINKIIVLLKKILDVGLRKGYYKEHPVGLLKKLPIEKRKMQFWTVKEFKHFLSLFKNDEYNLELLFTVLFFTGLRLGEALALTWKDIEFSTSTIHVSKSMYVNKGEEHISSTKTKSGTRRIIINKKLIETLEEWKQEQTERLREFSTDTEKLQIFQDSPITLTKNSIEKQYKKILARDSSLKKIRIHDFRHSHASLLINQGEDYLIVKERLGHASITTTIDTYSHLYPSKQKDLADKLDNLL, encoded by the coding sequence ATGGCCGTTCGTAAAAGCAAAAATGGTACATGGATTGCTGATGTTTCTAGTGGAACGAACCCTATAACACTAATACAACGACGAATTGTTAGAAAAGGATTCAAAACCAAAAAAGAGGCTTTGGAAGCCGAGCGATACTTAAGAAGCGTAGAACTAAAAGAGAAAAATTTTGGCGCAAAAATAACAATAGATATGCTTTATCAATTGTTAAAAGAAGAGGATGAAATAAACAATAGAAAAAAGAGCTATATTGATACTCAAGAAAACAATTATAATAAACATATCAAAGACTATTTTTCAAAAGTCGATAATATAGATAAACTAACTTATGAAGATATATATCAGTTTAGGGAACATTTACGAGAAAAGAATGCTAAAAATTCTGAGAAAAAATTGAGTCCAAATACTATTAATAAAATCATTGTTCTATTAAAGAAAATACTAGATGTTGGATTAAGAAAAGGATATTACAAAGAACATCCAGTAGGTTTATTGAAAAAATTACCGATAGAAAAAAGAAAAATGCAATTTTGGACAGTTAAAGAATTTAAACATTTTCTTTCACTATTCAAGAACGACGAATATAATCTTGAACTACTATTTACAGTACTTTTCTTTACTGGCTTACGACTTGGAGAAGCACTCGCTCTTACTTGGAAAGATATAGAGTTTTCTACAAGTACAATACATGTTAGTAAGTCAATGTACGTGAATAAAGGTGAAGAACACATTAGTTCTACAAAAACTAAATCCGGTACTAGAAGAATCATTATTAATAAAAAGCTTATAGAAACACTAGAAGAATGGAAACAAGAACAGACAGAAAGACTAAGAGAATTTTCAACTGATACTGAAAAACTCCAAATCTTTCAGGATAGTCCAATCACTCTAACAAAAAATTCTATTGAAAAACAATATAAAAAGATTCTAGCTAGAGATAGTTCTTTAAAGAAAATAAGGATTCATGATTTTAGACACTCTCACGCTTCTCTTTTAATAAACCAAGGAGAAGACTACTTAATTGTAAAAGAGAGATTAGGACACGCTTCTATAACCACAACAATTGATACCTACTCACACTTATACCCAAGTAAACAAAAAGATTTAGCAGATAAACTAGATAATCTATTATAA
- the nagA gene encoding N-acetylglucosamine-6-phosphate deacetylase, producing MPKYIKADQFFYPHGIRRGGYLELIDGKFGKHVEEISEDAEIIDYSGYSIAPGLVDTHIHGFGGVDVMDNNIEGTLHTMSEGLLSTGVTSFLPTTLTSSFEQLLAVTENIGARYQEASGAKIRGIYFEGPYFTEEFKGAQNPAYMKDPRMDEFRAWQKAANGLLNKIALAPERDGVEDFVRTITGEGVTVALGHSNATFDEAKKAVDAGASVWVHAYNGMRGLTHRELGMVGAMYELPHTYAELICDGHHVDPKACEILLKQKGTENIALITDCMTAGGLQDGDYMLGEFPVVVANGTARLKSTGNLAGSILKLKDGLKNVVEWGIANPHEAVMMASLNPAKSVHIDDVCGQIREGYDADFIVLDKDLELVATYLDGEKRYQA from the coding sequence ATGCCTAAGTATATTAAAGCTGATCAATTTTTCTATCCACATGGTATTCGTCGTGGAGGTTATTTGGAACTTATTGATGGCAAGTTTGGTAAGCATGTTGAAGAGATTTCTGAGGATGCCGAAATTATCGACTACTCTGGTTACAGCATTGCACCGGGTCTAGTTGATACTCACATTCACGGTTTCGGTGGTGTTGATGTTATGGATAACAATATTGAAGGTACACTTCATACGATGAGTGAAGGTCTTCTTAGTACTGGTGTTACTAGTTTTCTTCCAACTACTCTTACTTCATCATTTGAACAGTTACTAGCGGTTACTGAGAACATTGGTGCACGCTATCAAGAAGCATCTGGTGCTAAGATTCGTGGTATTTATTTTGAAGGACCTTACTTCACCGAAGAATTTAAGGGGGCTCAAAATCCTGCCTATATGAAAGATCCACGTATGGATGAATTCCGCGCTTGGCAAAAGGCTGCTAATGGTCTTCTTAATAAAATTGCTCTTGCACCTGAACGTGATGGTGTTGAGGATTTTGTACGTACAATTACTGGTGAAGGTGTAACTGTTGCTCTTGGTCACTCTAATGCTACCTTTGATGAAGCAAAAAAAGCTGTTGATGCTGGAGCTAGTGTATGGGTTCACGCATATAATGGAATGCGTGGCTTAACACACCGCGAACTTGGTATGGTTGGTGCTATGTATGAGTTACCACACACTTATGCAGAATTGATTTGTGATGGTCATCACGTGGATCCTAAGGCTTGCGAAATTCTTCTTAAACAAAAAGGAACTGAAAATATTGCCCTTATCACTGACTGTATGACAGCAGGTGGTTTGCAAGATGGTGATTATATGTTAGGGGAGTTTCCAGTTGTAGTTGCAAATGGGACTGCTCGCCTTAAATCTACAGGTAACTTGGCAGGTTCCATTCTCAAACTTAAAGATGGTTTGAAAAATGTCGTTGAGTGGGGAATTGCAAATCCTCATGAAGCAGTCATGATGGCTAGTCTGAACCCAGCTAAATCAGTTCATATCGATGACGTCTGTGGACAAATTCGTGAAGGCTACGATGCAGACTTTATCGTGCTAGATAAAGATTTGGAATTAGTAGCAACTTATCTAGATGGAGAAAAACGCTATCAAGCATAA
- a CDS encoding helix-turn-helix transcriptional regulator — protein MSIFGDNIKRLRKNKGLKQQEIAELLGVKRNTYSDWENGKTEPKLENVVKLAQIFNTTTDELLGQTIYSKAKLVRFLDDYDVSDIRNWSKEERDSFKFAILFEIMQRNDKIGLLNLKNNLIVENNLDKIEREVINTIFKEVQLEFQDFPN, from the coding sequence ATGAGCATTTTTGGAGATAATATAAAGAGATTAAGAAAGAATAAGGGGCTGAAACAACAAGAAATAGCCGAATTACTGGGTGTAAAACGAAATACATATAGTGACTGGGAAAATGGAAAGACGGAACCCAAACTGGAAAACGTTGTTAAATTAGCTCAAATTTTTAATACGACTACTGATGAGTTGTTAGGACAAACAATATATTCAAAAGCAAAATTAGTTAGATTTTTAGATGACTATGATGTAAGTGATATAAGAAATTGGTCGAAAGAAGAGAGAGATAGTTTTAAATTTGCCATTCTATTTGAAATAATGCAAAGAAATGATAAAATTGGTTTGCTAAACTTAAAAAATAATTTAATTGTAGAGAATAACTTAGATAAAATTGAACGAGAAGTAATTAACACTATTTTTAAAGAAGTACAATTGGAGTTTCAAGATTTTCCAAATTAA
- a CDS encoding phage major capsid protein, translating to MTMRLKGQTRNEYMQAREAFMNAVKTNAPQDQQTELYGDMLDKMQEHMIEEAKTASYLGDGFTSQPNTLKGNEMVFFNEFDKNIPKGVEKLLPEETIDRIFEDIKSEHPLLEKIGLKNLGIRLNFLTSERSGGAVWGKIFGEIKGQLKASFGSRQETQHKLTAFIVIPKDFKELGPAWIENFVRTQLTESFAVALEEGFLNGDGDNKPLGLTRKLTGVAQGSNITYPKKEKQALKLTFENPKETVNQVSEIFKFHSVKADGVSFVDTTNKIVLVVNSEEIWEIEKKLINFTDSAAYNKAIPLNLQIIPSISQEKGKATSFIQGRYDAVLGGGINLQRYQDTLALEDMDLYVAKQFAYGKAHDEKTAAVWELDFSKNQEPGIGG from the coding sequence ATGACAATGAGACTTAAAGGACAAACAAGAAACGAATATATGCAAGCTAGAGAAGCGTTTATGAATGCAGTAAAAACTAATGCTCCACAAGATCAGCAAACAGAACTTTATGGTGATATGTTAGACAAAATGCAGGAACATATGATCGAAGAAGCTAAAACCGCATCATATTTAGGAGATGGCTTTACATCACAGCCTAATACTTTAAAGGGCAATGAAATGGTATTCTTTAATGAGTTTGATAAGAATATCCCTAAAGGGGTGGAAAAACTTCTCCCAGAGGAGACGATTGACAGAATTTTTGAAGATATAAAATCAGAACACCCTTTACTTGAAAAAATTGGACTAAAAAACCTAGGGATCCGACTGAACTTTTTGACATCAGAGCGTAGCGGTGGAGCAGTCTGGGGTAAGATTTTTGGAGAAATCAAAGGGCAACTAAAGGCCAGCTTTGGAAGCAGACAAGAAACTCAGCATAAATTAACGGCTTTTATCGTGATCCCGAAAGATTTCAAAGAACTCGGGCCAGCTTGGATTGAAAACTTTGTCAGAACACAATTGACAGAATCCTTTGCGGTAGCATTGGAAGAAGGGTTTTTAAATGGTGATGGTGATAATAAACCTCTAGGACTAACAAGAAAATTGACGGGAGTAGCTCAAGGTTCAAATATTACTTACCCTAAAAAAGAAAAACAAGCTTTAAAATTAACTTTTGAAAATCCTAAAGAAACCGTAAACCAGGTATCAGAGATCTTCAAATTTCACTCTGTAAAGGCTGATGGAGTTAGTTTTGTCGATACGACAAATAAGATTGTTCTTGTTGTGAATTCAGAAGAAATTTGGGAGATCGAGAAGAAACTAATTAATTTCACAGACAGCGCAGCATATAACAAAGCGATACCTCTAAATTTACAAATCATTCCTTCAATCTCTCAAGAAAAAGGGAAGGCGACTTCTTTCATTCAAGGACGCTATGATGCGGTTTTAGGTGGAGGCATTAACCTACAACGCTATCAAGATACGTTGGCGCTTGAAGATATGGATCTCTATGTGGCTAAGCAATTTGCTTATGGTAAGGCTCATGATGAAAAGACTGCTGCAGTTTGGGAGCTTGATTTCTCAAAAAATCAAGAGCCAGGTATTGGAGGTTAA
- a CDS encoding DUF3173 domain-containing protein produces MIKTVTKDDLIELGFSPGTARKIIHTGKVLLVNRGFAIYNNKRIGTIPATIAEELLGIELQKEA; encoded by the coding sequence ATGATTAAAACAGTAACAAAAGATGATTTAATTGAACTTGGATTTAGTCCTGGTACTGCTAGAAAAATTATACATACTGGGAAAGTACTATTAGTCAATCGTGGCTTTGCTATCTATAACAATAAACGAATCGGAACAATTCCTGCAACCATAGCTGAAGAACTACTAGGAATAGAATTACAGAAAGAAGCATAG
- a CDS encoding virulence-associated E family protein, whose protein sequence is MNSEEIVNKIIEENQPRASPTVVDLTQARETNEENNSLNLTPKTKGKGFAITLDNLKKILSGDSKLKGAIQYNTFTYEIDVTKPTKLNGRTLSGTIDDLIIREIRAYIATKYKMDYKKGDIADILEVVAGEHSYNPLKDYLESCESEYKELVNQRDPFDILRHYLNIKDDEYNRIIIDLFFRGAVAKVFDPTIKFDFVLDLTGRQGVGKTQFFEGLFTHKYFTTVETFTDKDDKARMVRNWCVFDDEMVASKKASFSELKKFITGTKLEFRPPYASSDRRRPKSFIIVRATNDHDYLNDLTGERRFLVAEVHKDTAYKGRKWTEKDRRHFWGAMVLAWRSNQVLNLTDEQEKLVNDVRSRYKFVDETLEDLERYLALPFPEKMYRYPVTDRTRYYYIYDMMNEGYFRNSKGGTVELDTDTYGELVERDKMTINLFFQEVYLTDKAPPKDKAKVKKYMQNKEGWEHKRSLKFGKSVKPGYSKPKR, encoded by the coding sequence TTGAATAGTGAAGAAATTGTAAATAAAATCATTGAAGAGAATCAGCCAAGAGCATCGCCTACCGTGGTGGACTTGACCCAAGCAAGGGAGACCAACGAGGAAAACAATAGCCTGAATCTAACACCTAAAACCAAAGGGAAAGGCTTTGCCATAACCTTGGACAATCTCAAGAAGATTTTAAGTGGAGATAGCAAGCTGAAAGGGGCTATACAGTACAACACCTTTACTTATGAAATTGATGTGACAAAACCAACAAAGTTGAACGGTAGAACCTTAAGCGGTACAATCGATGATCTGATTATCAGAGAGATAAGGGCTTATATTGCTACCAAGTATAAGATGGATTATAAAAAAGGGGATATCGCTGATATTTTGGAAGTAGTAGCTGGAGAGCATAGCTACAACCCTTTAAAAGACTACCTGGAATCATGCGAAAGCGAGTATAAAGAACTAGTGAATCAGCGAGATCCGTTTGATATTCTAAGGCATTATCTCAATATCAAGGATGACGAATATAACCGTATTATCATTGACTTGTTTTTTCGTGGAGCAGTTGCAAAGGTGTTTGATCCCACTATTAAGTTTGACTTTGTGCTGGACTTGACCGGAAGGCAGGGAGTGGGAAAGACTCAATTTTTTGAGGGGCTTTTTACTCACAAGTATTTTACAACCGTTGAAACTTTCACAGATAAGGATGACAAGGCTAGGATGGTGAGAAACTGGTGTGTGTTTGATGATGAAATGGTGGCCAGTAAAAAGGCTAGTTTTTCAGAATTAAAGAAATTCATCACAGGAACCAAGCTAGAGTTTAGACCGCCTTACGCTTCAAGCGATAGGCGACGTCCTAAGAGTTTTATTATTGTGAGGGCGACCAATGATCATGATTATTTAAACGACCTGACAGGGGAAAGGCGCTTTCTGGTTGCTGAGGTACACAAAGACACCGCCTATAAGGGCAGGAAGTGGACAGAGAAAGACCGTAGACACTTTTGGGGTGCTATGGTGTTAGCCTGGAGATCTAACCAGGTGTTGAACCTGACAGATGAACAGGAAAAACTAGTAAACGATGTAAGAAGTCGTTACAAGTTTGTAGATGAAACCCTTGAAGATTTGGAGCGTTATTTAGCTTTACCTTTTCCTGAAAAAATGTACCGTTACCCAGTTACAGACAGAACCAGGTATTACTATATTTATGACATGATGAACGAGGGTTATTTTAGAAATAGTAAAGGTGGAACAGTTGAACTTGACACAGACACCTATGGCGAACTAGTAGAACGTGACAAGATGACTATAAACCTATTCTTCCAAGAAGTCTATCTAACTGACAAAGCACCACCAAAGGATAAAGCAAAGGTTAAAAAGTACATGCAAAATAAAGAGGGATGGGAACACAAACGATCTTTAAAATTTGGAAAAAGTGTTAAGCCTGGTTACTCAAAACCTAAAAGGTAG